In the Dasypus novemcinctus isolate mDasNov1 chromosome 16, mDasNov1.1.hap2, whole genome shotgun sequence genome, ctttactcacagaccccctgattctagctctctctcttcctttctctttgtttcattctctctttctctttgtttcattcacaATATACTTCAgacccaaatctccaacagtagATTATGTAAGTTATTACCACACAGGAAACTGGAAACTACCAAAGATTGTCTACTATTATTgaataaagtgtgtgtgtgtgtatatatataaataatcaaggaaaagtgtatttgtataaatatattaGTCATTTATTGACCCAAGTAACATCCACATGGATGTAGCAGGCCttgtttttgttacagatattccATTATACAATAAACAGTATATTACAATGTTTAAATCAAAGCAAATCTGAATTTTAATactcaaacaaattatacaataaaatggtggaaatgaATTTGCATTTAGGATTGGGGCTTTACAGTCTAATCTAGTCTTGATTTTTCCCTGggtatgaataaaatatttgttgtcTGAGAGCCACTTCTTGTGGTTTCCTAGCCATAGTGATCTTTGCCAAGATTTTTAAGCCTCCTTGATGAGAAATATGAGGAAACAAACTCCTTTTAATTCCAGCTTGCTCCAATGAGTAACCTGTTTTTATATCAGTGGAGTTCAATGAGTCCCTTTCCTTCCCCATGACTTGACTTTTCTCTTTGAAGCTAATGCCTTTTCAAAACCTGGACTCGTCCATATTACCAGGATCCAGATCAAGGACTAGATATGAAGAGCACCCCAAGAGTTCCTTTCATACCTCCTTTTAGTTATAAATACCAAGATGAGTGTTGTCCTGTCTTCTGACATCACAATACTTTTGTTTAGTCTTTATGTAAAATAAATCGCATTCAAGGTGAACACTTTTATGCCCTACATCTTTTGTTCAATATTATGCTTGTGAGATTTGCCCATAATTTTTAATAACTTGATAGATTTTTCATTTCCCCTGATGTTTACAGTCTTCACTTGTTCAGTTTTGTCAAAATTTCACCACCGTATAGCTGATAGGTGATTGGAAAGTGTCTAGGGTCTGttgcacaaatatatgcaacCTTTACCTTTACTGCTCTGTCCTAAATTCACTGAAACATAAATGTTATGCAGTTATATTGAAACATTCGATTTTACACAATGTATTAATTCTCTATTGCTATTGTAACAAATTACTAAAAATACAGCTTATAACAATGCAGGTTTATATTATTGTTCTGTACATTAGAAATATGACATGTTTTTCACAGACTAAAATCAGATTTTCAAAGGACTGTGCTCCTTTCTGGAAGCTTCAGTGGAGAatctattttccttcctttttcatgATTCTAGAATTCTCTTGTATTCATTGGATAATGGTCCTTTTTCACCATCTTCAAAATGAGCAATGCCCAGTGAAGTCCTTCTCATGCTACCATATCTCTCATTCTCAGATTAGAGTTGGAAAATGTCCTCTCTTTGAAGGATTTATGTGATTAGAATGTACCAACCTAGATAATCCAATATATCCTTATCACATGACATTTATTCTTAAGTGATTAATGTTACTTTTCTCAGGTAATATAATATTCAAAGATTCTTTGGGTAAGGATATGACACATCTTTGGGGATCTTTATACTCTGACATGCTAGATTATAAATGTCCTCATTTATAGGAGAACTAGCTAAAAAGTACAAATCCAAAACAATTTCAAAGTCTCCATAATATAATTTACTTTGTTTTGAGGGAAAAGTCAATCAAGTTTATATTGAGAAAGAATAACATAGTGATTATAAGGAGAAAGAGTGGAGCCTCCTGAAGGAGATGAGGTCAGTTCAGTGGCTGAACAAATATCCCTTATATGGTATATTGCAACTAATTGGAAATAAGCCAATATACTTCACtgttatagtttttttaaaagaaatgcctacacatttattcaacaaaagAAATGCCTGCCCTCTCTTTTTTGCACAAATTTGTTCTTTGTTCCTATGAAAATACAGTTAATGATCATGTAAACTAGCAAAATGCAAAAGAGTAGTATTATtacaaaagttttgttttattcaATTTCTTTTGGAATGAATTACAACTCAAttcaatgcaaataaaaactaccgAGTGCAAATGAATAAAAGTTAAACTGGGTCCTTGAAttcacttaatttttaatttttttagcaaattttattggctttttaaaggatatatacatcacacaaaatgttacattgaaaagtataaaagatccccatataccccactctccaccccccactcttcccacatcaacaatctctttcaccagtgtggcacattcattgcctttggtgaatacattttgtagcactgttagacctcatggattatagtttacattgcagtttacactctttcccagtgcattcagtgggttatggcaggatatataatgtcctgcctctaTCTCcatgatatcattcaggacaatcaaTTTCAGAATTCATAATAATAACACAGAATTCTTTCCCTTTAAAAAGCTCACTATCTTTCAGTAtcgtaattattttttttataaattggCTTACAGCACAATTACATAGCATGGGTAATAGAAATtgttaaaaacttttaaatttaagggtagtaaaattttattggagCAATAAAATATGTGATATTGTCCAACagttaatttaataaataaatacctgCTTTGTCCTTCCTCTATGACACACTAAGCTTGTCACTGGACATATAGCTCCTGCCCTCAACCATAACTCAGTTCCATGAGGGAAAGGGACATCTACCAAAGTGTTATGGAAAAATCCCATATTAAAGCTAAAATAAGTGCTTTGATGTGGAGATAAAACTTGTTTAAAAGTATCTAAAACAAGAAGCCTACCTAGACTGGATTTTTCAAAGGCATAAGAAGTTTCATGATCAAATAATCCAGGGCAGGAAAATACAACACTAAATCAGGAAGATATAAACGGTCCTAAGATCATAGTGGGGCTGCATATTCAGAAATTATCATGATCTGCAACTCTCATTGGCAGTAAACTAAAGTTTCTTGTCTTCTGTTTTGACTTTCCCAAACATAACTATTACATTAGATATTAGATAGAATGCAAATATTGCTACTTTCTATTTAAGGTAATGATTGATCAAAACTCTATTTATACTGCCACTGTCTGCTTGGCACTTTCAGAATCTTGTCAAGTCTCTTTCATCTATTCTTACTCCAtttcctccctcttctcttttctttcatgacAAAGATCATTGTGATTCCCACTATGAGACCAGTATCTCTTTCCCTCCAACCCTtgctgtttctgttttgtttttcttctacctCTTCTTTCACTGTAGGCTTCCAACTATTTTGAGACTTGCAATTtctcttcctttaaaataaagCTTAAGTATTTCCTTTTCCAAAAATCATCTCGATATATTCCCTTCCAAAATCCATATTCATCCTAAGAATCTCTCTGGCCTTATTGCCTTACTCTATGCtccccaaagttttttttttttttttaattttgtcattgcATGAgccaaaatacaataaaattgaataaaaatgaaattaaaactgaaaaaataaacatacaccAGAAAATGGCATAGAATAAGATTGGGAAAGAGAAGAGCAAGACAGATGGATTACAGTTTGCCCAAAATCTTGTATCCTTTCATTTGAGAATGAAGTATTCATCTTAGTTTAGGACATagcatttcatttatctcctttgcTAAGAATAACCATATATTTGGTTTGTCTGAGATAGTCCATGCTAATCCTTGATATCCCAACATCCCTTTCAGTTTAGCATTTGCAACAGATAAAGATTTCCCCATTATGATTATACATAAAAAACCAGCATACATCTGCCCAATTCCAAGTGAAACCCTACTTTTTGTCCCATCTGATAGATTTGGGGTTAAAGGATGCATCTTTATATCAGTACAATGAGTACAACCATCATTTGCAtgataatcatattttaaatatccaAAATGATCACTAGATTTTACCACCAGTTTCTATGTCAGGGAATGAAAAGTTCATGTCATATGTGAATTCAACTTTTCCAATTTGAAGAACAATGTCTGTTCATTAGCAGTTTTCTTAGTGCAGTCTTCATATCTTTATTTCTTAGACTATAGATTAGGGGATTCATGGTGGGGGGAACCACAGTATAGAACACGGACACCAGCAAGTCCCAACCTGATGGAGATTTGGGAAGTGGCCTTAAATAGGCAAAAAATGCAGATGAGATAAACAAAGTTACAACAAGGAGGTGAGGCAGGCATGTGGAGAAAGCTTTGGATCTGCTCTCTCTTGATGGCATCCTCAGCACAGTGGAGAAGATATTAATATAAGAAATGTCaataaacacaaaacagacaaTATCTAATACAAAATTGAGCCCAATGACTACTAATTCTGCTATGTTATTAGAACAGGCAAGATAAAGGATTTGGGGAACATCACAGAAGAACTGACGAACATAAAGAGACCCACAAAATGGTTTTGAGAAGGTGGAAGCTGTGTGCAGAATTGCATTGAGACCTCCACTGACCCATGAAGAAGCAGCCATTTGCACACAGGCCCCATGGTTCATGATGATTTCATATTGGAGTGGGTGGCAGATGgcaacatagcggtcataggacatgACTGTGAGGAGAGCTACTTCTGTAGAggccaagaagaaaaagaaaaaaacttgtgAAACACACCCCAAGTATGAGATTGTGTTATGATTAGTCAGAGAGTTAGTGATGGATTTGGGGACAGTGATGGAAATGAAGCAGAGATCCAGAAAGGACATGTTTTTCAGGAAGTAGTACATGGGGGTATGTAGCCGATGATCCTTGCTGATGAGAATAATGATGAGAAGATTTCCTAGTAGGGCTTGTAAGTAAATTACCAAAAACAATACAGCATGTAAAATCTGGATCTCCCGAACTTCAGAAAACCCCATGAGGAAGAATGTGTTCTCCAAGGTGAAGTTGTTCATTTCTCTGGACATTTAACAAatttctgtaaaaataaagtGAACATCTTCAGAAtggattgaaattatataatgaTTATTTTTTACTAGTGTAAAATCACTTAGTCACTCATCCATATATTTATCAGAAAAGGTGAGACCACATGAGACTAACCCCAAAAAGTCCTCACTCAAATGATTTAACCTATTTATGACAGTATGTAAAGATTTCTACTAGAAATTAGATTTATGTCTGTAAAGGGTTATCAGTCCCAAATCTTCCATTTAAAATTCTATCTAGAttaaggtctatagtttacaacCTACTTTAAGAGAAATCTGAATTTTTTTAACATTGCAATATGTAATGATAAAAGGTAGTGATTTTGGAACAGGCAGTATGGATACAAATATTTGCTCAACTATTTACTAGCATTGTACATTTGAATAATTATTTGGTATTGATTTACATGTGAGTTTTCTCATTTGACTCACTCTGATTCAATTGAACATGcaaataaaaatacttaacatACTTTTTAGACAAAATGGAATTAACAGCATTTCCTCTATTCatcccattttttttccttatgccaGTAAGaggaaaaattatgaaaaaaatttgaaatgggaaaaaaaaacccacaaaaataaatgcaaattaaatacaGTCTGAACTAATGAAATCGACACTGCTCTGTAGAGATATACATTTTGCAcctatttcaaaatatattctttctttatctgttcttacATGTGTTTAATTTGATTTGTCCTTTGAATGACTAACAATGCTTtgctaaaaaaataatattttgctgGCTCCCTCATTGAGTTAAATAATATCTTTTGCCTGtgtttgtttatatttgtatGAGAGTAATATTGTATCCCTTTTAAGACATTATCATTAAATATTTGACATAATGACTAATCACTAATACTTAGAGTCAAACATTATGAAAGGACTTGTGATATCTTAGATAAATTCATTTAGGCAATTTACTAGAGGTATATACAGCATAAATCTAAATTGTTTGTacattacttattttatattttccttgacAAAAAAACTGAACCTGATTTTAATAGTATCTTTGAAGCAGAATGGAACTGTCTGAAATGCACAGCAAAATATTTGCATGCATTTCATATGCattagaaatgtttatttttttaatggcttcTCCATTATAACTGCTGTGAGCTTTAGGGGGTTTGTACAGTGAATCATGAGTTTTTAACaatctattattttaatttcctgtaGCAAAATACCTTCTGTATACTGAGTGGTTGACCAGATTTCCTTTCCCCCTTGTGTTCCTCTAGCTTACCTTAGCCTTCAACACTGTCCCTATTGTCACCATTCTCAGTGGGCTTCCCTATCATCTACACGGCTGAGAATAGTAAATGTTCCCTGTATATCCCTATtaatctcttctcttctcatttatttttccattaatttccTCTTAGTGGAAGAATGGCTCCTTCCCTCATGAAGTTGGATGCAGTATCATATATTGGATACACAGGATGATGGAATTTAGTGAATTCATTTAATTTATGTATTCTTAAGTGGTGATAACCTATGCATGATCCCATTATGAAGCTATGTCAAGGAGAGAAAGGAATTTGCCAGTATTTCAATTTGTGAATCTATTAAGTTTTTGCTCAATGAATGCAGCAGTTAGTTGTTCCTGAACTATATTACTGACTTTCAAGTTTAACTTTCGCCTtgtgtttgaaaaaaaatctgCATCTGAGGATTTGCACTCTCATTTTTTATCACTCTCTCCTGCAGTTTGAGAATGAATAATTATAAAATCACACAAAAATTCAGCAGAAATGTTGGTTTTAATTGTTTGAACAGTGTAGGACCTTTGGAAGTAATACTGAAATATTGTATTCTAGTAGAAATCATTACATGATATCATAAATAAACTAAACTGCAAGAAATTGCAATAAGTAGAAAGCTCAGTGTTTAGAAAATAAGTAGTATTTAGCTTTTCTATTTCAATTATATTTGGGGAAATAGCCTGCATAATTTTTAtcccatgaaaatattttcatataattcCCTTTTAACTTGGTAACATTGTAATTTTTCACACCTTATATTGCATGCATCCTAAAAGGGTGTTTGACTCCTTCTACCATCCAATTCTATTTCCTCCATAAACCCAATGACACTTTCAAGAATTCAGTCAAATGGcaaacaataagaaaatgaagtttcTGAATGATTTTCTATTATCCAAAGGCAATGTGAGACATCTCTGTAAACTCCCCTTGTGATTTAAAAGAAATGGCTCCTTTCTTTTTGTTAAGATCTCTTCTCTTGGTCTCAGATCCCTAGAATAGTGGATTTCAAAGTGTGTAATCGGGCTAATTAGCCTTAGCATCATCTAaggcttgttagaaatgcagatgcTGCCTTCCAATTCcaacctaaagaaaataaaatactgagATGAGACTTTTGATATGAATTTTGATGATTTTGCTAGGTAATTCTGATGTATGTTTGAGTTTGAATGCCACTGTCTTAGAATATGCTGGTTTGCAtctaaaaattcataaaatttcattctttgttttacTGGAAACCTGTTGCATTTACTCTGTAAAAGTCAGTGTtccccaaaattatttttttattattcaactGTTTTATGACTAAATTCTCCTTTGGAGATTTTTCCTATCCAAATAAATTCTCAGTAATTAGGAACATAAtatcattttctttaaagatCCAGTCCTTTatctccaaataaatactttgCATGTGCTTGTAGGTTGTGCaaacaaaatattacataatTCTCCTACAATAATatattacttattttaaatttataataaaaacatatgaTGATGTTTTTTGGGCCAAATTATGACAGTCAATAAATCCTTCAGGAGTGATATGAAAGAATCAGGGTGgatttgatgtaaaaaaaaaagtggcaaagAAAATGTTTAACCCTTGTAAAATGGGGACAGTTTGGGAGGGAAAGCAAAGTCATTTAAAGCCATGAAATATAGTGGTAATGAAGCAGAATCTGAGCCATGTGAAAGGAGTAGGTTAGAACACTCCAGCAAAGACTTGTGAAAGTGTTCTGGGTAACTGGGATGGGAAAGTTGATGGGCATGAGCAATGACCTTGAAGGTTTAGCTTTCACCCATCCACATTGAAGCAAAGGATGCTTCAGTATCTAGAGGCATATGGCATAAAGCAGACAGCATTTCCTCAAAATTTACTATTCTTTGGAAATATAGATATTTATGAGGCAGAGAAATTGGTCAAGATATTGTTCTAATAATATAGCTGtgaaatacaaaaagaatgtaATAAATGgtcattaaaaagaattaaagagaatacaaaaagacaaaataaagagaATGTTTGGAAGGTTTTaacatgttgagtgaatgaaaatgaagcaaAGTTTAGAATTAAATTCTAGAAACATGGGTATGATTTTAAATTTCCCCATCTTTGTTTTCAAACTGGGAGGAAGGTAAAATGTGCTTATCTGTGCCAGCCTCCCATTTCTTTTTCACTGTGGCTCACATTGTCCTGCTAATTAAGCTGTGAAAAAGGTTTCCTCCAGGCCTGAAAGACAAGAGTTCTTACTTCTGAGAGGATGAAAAACATGTTTTACTTCCAGTATAAACAATTTATACAAATCTTTATTAAGACCAGTTatgatgttttaattttatttaataattaaagaTAAAGATTTGCATTAATAAAGAAGGGTTGTTAGATCTGgtttagaggaaagaaaaagtgatCCATTCTCCTGTGCAACACCTACAGACTTTATGTGGGATGTTTTATCCTGGCTCAGAATAGAGCTTTATTTACCTCTTTTCCCTTGCCACTGGCAGAATGATCCCAAGCTGTGTTTGTGAAAACAAGAGCAAAACAGTTGTCCATCTTTGAAAAACCCTATGTATTAAGAAGAGTTCATTACTATATGTAATTTTACAAGTCCATAGAGGAAATCCCATTCAAAATGagagctttttgtttttaagaatgtattctattattatttttaggaggtgccaggtattgaacccagcaattcatacatgggaagcaggcactcaaaccactgagcaaTGCATGCTCCTGAGAGCTTCTTACATTGCTTATATTTTGATAACCCTCTTAAAATTTTCTAGGCTCTCAAATAATTTTGCTTGTCAACCATTTACATCTTGTATTTTCACACAGTCAAAGGTCCAGGCCCATGGGTCATGTGTGTTAAAGATGTCTAAAATGATGGTGCATCAAAATGCTTAGCCAGCATCAACTAGTCATTCTAATCCTCCCAACTACAACAGGTAGTTTAGAATAAGAGGACCTGAGAATGTATACATTTTGGTGGGGTGATCAAGGCAGgaagaaagtaaatgaaaaatctgaaaactCCCCCTAATAAAACTTACATTCTGTGATATTTCCATGaactttttaatataatttaaaaactatGTGCAACACAACCCATGATATTCCTCATATGTGGAGGGATCTGACCTGCAGAAAGTTTAAAGAATTAGTTCAGTTCTCACTGTGGAAAAAGGTAGAGTCTCGATTTGAACCCAGGAGCCCTTGAAACTTCAGAAATTTTCTTACCATGCTAGAATATGGTTTGGTCTCAGACATACTCAGCAGTATTTCTGATTATCATCATAAAAGCTATTGCAAAGGTAACCCTCCTTCTCATCATGGTGCTATCCCTTGTTTAGCAGAACTTGAATCCCAATGTTTCTTTATTCCTCCAGTGGATGACATACACAAAGTTCCAGCACCTGGCAAAGAAATGATTTTGTGGAGTgccccctctctttctcttctcatgAGTTTCCAAATGATAAACTAAGAGCTAATGTCCATTACACTCTTACTCTACCCATCTAACTTAGGTTAACTCTTCTGAGCTTCATAGCAGATCTTTTCTCCCcactttaaagatgagaaaactaacACTTACAGAAGTGAAGTCATCTGACAAGGTTGCAAAGCAAAGCAGGTGTCAGAAATGGGTGAAAACCAAGGAATTTCTTATCTTAGCCATCTTCATTCAGTAACAGTTCATGATTTTATACACAACCTTCCCCAGAGAGAGTAGACTAAGAACCATGGGTTACTGGCCTATACTTTCTCACTATATTATAGTAATCTTGAGTTAGGTGAGAAAATACCCTGGGAATAGGACCAAATTAATCACCACATTTGTCCTCAGAAGTTAGGGACATTAAAGGAATTACCTAATTTATTTAGAAAGCATCAAAGAAATCTCAAAAGGCATAGGTTATTTTAGCTTTGTATCTGGGGCTAACATTCCCTACCAGTATTATTAGAGTTGCATAATGCCTTATTGTTTTCATGTACAGTTATGTAATTGTGAGTTAGACTAAgttttaaaaagcatatgaacCATTTGTCCTAATCTTATGTGGCATATGCTTTATAACTTTTTGCTAATAGCATTGATCTTTATTGCTCctaaatattaagaaatttagACTTTACCCCTCTCATGCCCATCATATATAAAAGGTTATGCTTGCACTTTATTTCTACTAATATATTACATGCAAAATTTCATTTAATCTAATCAAATACAATATCCCTTTCCTTTATTGCATCTGGTTTTGGAGTCTTCCTGGAAAGGATTGTCTTTCTTCACTATATTATCAATCATGCAATCTAAAACTAAGATATAACTTTCTAAATTTTCAAATAGCCATCATTTGTCTAAATTGCtcattagaattttctttttccacagCAGCATACAATTCTTTGGTTCTTCTCCAAAACATTTAACTTTTCTGTTCATACTTAGTTTGGAGCCATTTTTCCACTATACTACTTAAAAAATATTAGTGgccaaaattatatataaatgactatttatttaatacttttttGAGACAATTATTGAATTCTGTTGTTACTTCaatagttttcctttatttttcctggTAGGCAATAATAATCATGTAAGAAAAAGgcaattttgttccttttttcatttttaattgatttcacATATCTAATTATACTAACAAACAGAATATTATTGAATAATGATACaggctacaatatggatgaatcttgaaaacattatgctctgTTTCAAAAGCCAGATATTACTCTCAGCAataatagaccacattttgtatTATAACAATTACACTTAATGTCCTAAATAAAcaaatccataaagacagaaTGCACATTAGTGGTTGTCAAGGACCATAAGAATAGGGACCTGGGGAATGACTGCAAATGGGAATTTCTAAGTGAGAtggtgaaaatattctgaaattaaaGAGTGGTCCTCGTTGCACAACTCTCTAAATGTACTATAACCACTGAATTGCATGCTTTCAGAGGCTTAACTTTATGTAAATTGAATATAATAATGctgttatattaaaataaaaacaaagttccCAAAGTCTTTCATGTCTTGTACATAATTCCAGACTGTTTTAATGCGCAGATGAAGATAATTCTTTTATACTAAATTATGTATAAAAAATGCAGCTATTTAcagccatttaaaaattatttttcatagtaAAACTCAGTCTCTTTTATATATACGCATATGTAACCAGTCTCCTACTAATGAACttttaatttgttatttctaTTGCTGtcattaaattatttataaataatacctTTAGGAACAAGGGTAGCATATTCTCTGGCAAACAAACCTGAATTTACTGAGAAGATATATGGGTGGGTGGGTTAAGAGATGTGAAAATTTTGATGTATTTTGAAACACTGCCTCATCTAAATGttttccatttacatttattgatatggaagaaaattatgtaaTAAACTAATTCTGTTGTCTTATTCTATATAGTCTTTTCTTACATACTCTGATTTTGTTGTGTTCTATTTGTGTGTGATTTCAAGATGAaagcaggatttttaaaatttgcttgtacataatttttattttatttaaacatttccttctttatataTCTATAAAATGTGCATTATTAGAATATCTACcttggaaatttatttttaaaaatcctatgagATAATCTATGTTTAAAAGAAAGATGCCAATATTTAATCTCAGCCAATGCTTTCTGTTATTGTTAGGGATCAATTGTCATCAAAAAACAAACATGACAGTATCCAATTCTTGCTTCTTGCTCAACAATCAACAAAGCTTTTACTTTTATGAAATCATTCCAGATTGTAGACAATCTGCTTTTCATCCATATCCCCATGAGATTTGTATACACATTAAATTTTAAGGATAGCTGCTATAAGCAAACAAGGATTTAtgcaaacaattttaa is a window encoding:
- the LOC101411617 gene encoding olfactory receptor 14A16-like, which encodes MNNFTLENTFFLMGFSEVREIQILHAVLFLVIYLQALLGNLLIIILISKDHRLHTPMYYFLKNMSFLDLCFISITVPKSITNSLTNHNTISYLGCVSQVFFFFFLASTEVALLTVMSYDRYVAICHPLQYEIIMNHGACVQMAASSWVSGGLNAILHTASTFSKPFCGSLYVRQFFCDVPQILYLACSNNIAELVVIGLNFVLDIVCFVFIDISYINIFSTVLRMPSRESRSKAFSTCLPHLLVVTLFISSAFFAYLRPLPKSPSGWDLLVSVFYTVVPPTMNPLIYSLRNKDMKTALRKLLMNRHCSSNWKS